The following are encoded together in the Notolabrus celidotus isolate fNotCel1 chromosome 9, fNotCel1.pri, whole genome shotgun sequence genome:
- the lrrtm4l2 gene encoding leucine-rich repeat transmembrane neuronal protein 4, with protein MCSLFVYFRGLPLPLETMGSVMLDWRLSCLLLQAAALLLLSKGERMCPTSCRCEGKIVYCESGIFQDIPVNITTGCQGLSLRYNNLLVLLPYQFAHLNQLIWLYLDHNSINTIDALAFQGVRRLKELILSSNKISYLHNNTFSAIPNLRNLDLSYNQLQSLQPGHFYGLRKLQNLHIRSNGLKQIFLRTFLECRTLEFLDLGYNRLRSLTRTTFLGLFKLKELHLEHNQFSRINFYIFPRLTNLQALYLQWNRIRSISQGVPWTWSKLQKLDLSGNEIQMLDPAVFQCMPNLQTLNLESNKLSSVPVEAVAAWTSLTTISLAGNSWDCSPSICPLMGWLKNFKDPKDISMICSSPKSVQGERVVDVVRNHSTCADMSNVLSTTAVFILTSTEVVNITTDVFLSDYTDLDFTDTPYETPSSVQPSWTVRKTTESTTMSPTSPISRDPPTSFIPELQFEHMAFHKIIAGSVALFLSVSLILLVIYVSWRRYPNTMRQLQQHSVNHKRRKKARKQEQDLNSQLQEYYLSYHSNSEAMDSLVNESTRPCTCTISGSIECEV; from the exons ATGTGCTCTTTATTCGTTTATTTCCGAGGATTACCCCTTCCCTTAGAAACGATGG GTTCTGTGATGCTGGACTGGAGGTTATCATGTCTTCTTCTGCAAGCAGCTGCTTTGCTGCTGCTCAGCAAGGGGGAGAGGATGTGCCCCACGAGTTGCCGCTGCGAAGGAAAGATTGTTTATTGCGAATCCGGCATCTTCCAAGACATCCCAGTAAACATCACCACAGGATGCCAGGGTCTGTCTCTGCGCTACAACAACCTGCTGGTTCTGTTGCCCTACCAGTTTGCTCATCTTAATCAGCTTATCTGGTTATACTTGGACCATAACTCCATCAATACCATAGATGCTTTAGCATTCCAGGGTGTGCGCAGGCTCAAGGAGCTGATCCTCAGCTCCAACAAAATCTCCTATCTGCACAACAACACATTCAGTGCCATACCAAACCTGCGCAATCTGGATTTATCCTACAATCAGCTCCAGTCTCTGCAGCCAGGACATTTTTATGGTCTGCGCAAGCTACAGAACCTCCACATCAGATCTAATGGGCTGAAACAGATCTTCCTCCGTACCTTTCTGGAATGCCGAACCCTGGAATTTCTGGATTTGGGTTACAATCGGCTGCGGAGCCTGACCCGCACAACATTCTTAGGCCTGTTCAAGCTGAAAGAGCTTCATTTAGAGCACAATCAATTTTCCAGGATTAATTTCTACATTTTCCCGCGCCTTACCAACCTCCAGGCTCTTTATTTGCAATGGAACCGCATACGATCCATCAGTCAAGGTGTGCCTTGGACCTGGAGCAAACTGCAGAAACTGGACCTGTCAGGGAATGAAATCCAAATGTTGGATCCTGCAGTTTTCCAGTGCATGCCGAACTTACAAACACTCAACCTTGAATCAAACAAACTCAGCAGTGTGCCTGTAGAGGCTGTGGCAGCCTGGACGTCACTGACCACCATCAGTCTGGCAGGGAACTCCTGGGACTGCAGCCCCAGCATCTGCCCGCTCATGGGATGGCTCAAAAACTTCAAAGACCCCAAAGACATCAGTATGATATGCAGCAGCCCCAAGTCTGTGCAGGGGGAAAGAGTCGTGGATGTCGTGAGGAATCACTCCACCTGTGCAGACATGTCAAATGTTCTTTCAACTACTGCTGTCTTCATCCTTACCTCAACTGAAGTAGTGAACATCACTACTGACGTCTTTCTCTCTGATTACACAGACCTGGATTTTACTGATACACCCTATGAGACTCCTTCATCTGTTCAGCCTAGTTGGACAGTGAGAAAGACAACTGAGTCCACCACCATGAGCCCCACATCCCCCATCTCCCGTGATCCCCCTACGTCCTTTATCCCAGAGCTACAGTTTGAACATATGGCTTTCCATAAAATTATTGCAGGCAGCGTAGCGCTGTTCCTGTCAGTGTCATTGATCCTCCTGGTTATTTATGTGTCATGGAGGCGCTACCCCAACACCATgaggcagctgcagcagcactcAGTCAACCATAAGCGCAGGAAAAAGGCTCGCAAGCAGGAGCAGGACCTTAACTCTCAGCTGCAAGAGTACTACCTGAGCTACCACTCAAACTCAGAGGCGATGGATTCTTTGGTGAACGAGTCGACAAGGCCGTGCACGTGCACCATATCAGGATCCATAGAGTGTGAAGTCTGA